In Kangiella profundi, one DNA window encodes the following:
- a CDS encoding sigma-54 interaction domain-containing protein codes for MLDHSPHESRSILIFGKGDSAQELSEQLKDNGWQIFFTQEKSQFKKLFQHHLFEVVVIFLSAEPEPIITEYEELASLNMATKWIAIIPHENWLEDHPNFLFSHLFYDYHREPLRYDYFLATVGHAFGMAELQNKQLNQLQVPQDSDDIIGRSPATALIKRNINKIAMEDATVLITGESGTGKELAARKIHQRSKRKQGPFIAINCAAIPETLFYSELFGHEKGAFTNADSKKIGRIEAADGGTVFLDEIGDLPLNLQVNLLRFLELNQIERLGSVTSITVDCRIIVATNVNLEKAVEDGLFREDLFHRINVLTLHMPALRHRRQDIPELANHFLSQFCEGHMHKTFTQRCLNAMNQYRWPGNVRELMNRIRRAVILSEGNLITEKHMDLSFSNHQNIVSLKEAKDKAEKETLILSIEKSGYNHTLAAKNLGISRTSLYRLLNKHNIPM; via the coding sequence ATGCTTGACCACTCTCCACATGAAAGTCGCTCGATCCTCATTTTCGGTAAAGGTGACTCCGCCCAGGAACTCAGTGAGCAGCTCAAAGATAATGGCTGGCAAATTTTTTTCACTCAGGAAAAAAGTCAGTTTAAGAAACTCTTTCAGCACCATCTTTTTGAAGTCGTTGTCATTTTTTTATCTGCTGAACCTGAGCCTATTATTACTGAATATGAAGAGTTAGCCTCACTAAATATGGCGACAAAATGGATAGCCATTATTCCTCATGAAAACTGGCTGGAAGATCATCCAAACTTTCTCTTTTCACACCTGTTTTATGATTACCATCGTGAGCCTCTGCGTTACGATTATTTTCTCGCAACCGTTGGCCATGCTTTTGGCATGGCTGAGCTACAAAACAAACAGCTTAATCAACTTCAGGTGCCCCAGGACAGTGATGATATTATTGGTCGCTCGCCAGCAACGGCTCTTATTAAGCGCAACATTAATAAAATTGCGATGGAGGATGCCACTGTACTAATAACTGGTGAAAGTGGTACCGGTAAAGAGCTGGCTGCCAGAAAAATTCATCAGCGCTCAAAACGCAAGCAGGGACCATTCATTGCTATTAATTGTGCAGCGATTCCCGAGACTCTGTTTTACTCTGAATTGTTTGGTCATGAGAAAGGGGCTTTTACCAATGCCGACAGCAAAAAAATTGGGCGGATAGAAGCAGCTGATGGCGGCACTGTGTTTCTAGATGAAATTGGTGATCTCCCGCTTAATCTTCAAGTTAATTTATTACGCTTTCTTGAGTTAAACCAAATTGAACGGTTAGGCAGCGTCACAAGCATTACCGTTGATTGCCGTATTATCGTTGCAACCAATGTTAACCTTGAGAAAGCTGTTGAAGATGGATTGTTTCGTGAGGATTTATTTCACCGTATCAATGTGCTGACTTTGCATATGCCAGCTCTTCGTCATCGTCGCCAGGATATTCCAGAACTTGCCAATCATTTCTTAAGCCAATTCTGCGAAGGCCATATGCATAAAACTTTCACACAGCGCTGTTTGAATGCCATGAATCAATACCGCTGGCCTGGCAATGTGCGGGAGTTAATGAACCGAATTCGACGGGCCGTCATTTTATCAGAAGGAAACTTGATTACCGAAAAGCACATGGATCTGTCTTTCAGCAACCATCAGAATATTGTCAGTCTGAAAGAGGCAAAAGACAAAGCAGAGAAAGAAACTCTGATTCTTTCTATTGAGAAATCTGGCTACAATCATACTTTAGCCGCTAAAAATCTAGGCATCTCAAGAACCAGCCTCTATCGGCTGTTAAATAAACACAACATCCCTATGTAA